One window of Toxotes jaculatrix isolate fToxJac2 chromosome 19, fToxJac2.pri, whole genome shotgun sequence genomic DNA carries:
- the LOC121200021 gene encoding methylmalonate-semialdehyde dehydrogenase [acylating], mitochondrial-like: MAAILLRSILNKKAPVQLGRMCYSSSSVPTTKLFIDGKFVESNTSEWLDIHNPATNEVVGRVPKATQEEMLAAVDSCSRAFQSWSETSILSRQQIFLRYQQLIKDNIKELAKIITLEQGKTLADAEGDVFRGLQVVEHACSITSLMLGETLPSITKDMDTYTYRLPIGVCAGIAPFNFPAMIPLWMFPVGMVCGNTYLMKPSERVPGCTMLLAKMLQDAGAPDGTLNIIHGQHAAVNFICDHPAIKAISFVGSNQAGEYIYERGSKNGKRVQSNMGAKNHGVVMPDANKENTINQLVGAAFGAAGQRCMALSTAIFVGESREWLPELVERSKSLRVNAGDQPGADVGPLISPEAKARVESLIQSGVDEGAKLLLDGRKVNVKGYENGNFVGPTILGNVMPDMTCYKEEIFGPVLIVLEADSLDEAISLINKNPYGNGTAIFTTNGATARKYTHEVDVGQIGVNVPIPVPLPMFSFTGSRGSFRGDTNFYGKQGIQFYTQIKTVTSQWKAEDATVTSPAVTMPTMGR, translated from the exons ATGGCAGCAATTCTCCTCCGGTCCATACTGAATAAGAAG GCCCCTGTCCAGCTGGGTCGCATGTgttactcctcctcctcagtg CCCACCACCAAGCTGTTCATTGATGGCAAGTTTGTCGAGTCCAACACGTCTGAATGGCTTGACATTCACAACCCT GCCACTAATGAGGTGGTGGGACGTGTTCCCAAAGCTACCCAGGAGGAGATGCTGGCAGCTGTGGACTCCTGTTCCAGAGCCTTCCAGTCCTGGTCTGAAACCTCCATCCTCAGCAGGCAGCAGATCTTCCTGCGCTACCAGCAGCTCATCAAGGACAACATT AAAGAACTGGCTAAAATAATCACCTTGGAGCAGGGCAAAACTCTTGCTGATGCAGAGGGAGATGTATTTAGAGGACTGC agGTGGTTGAGCACGCCTGCAGCATTACATCCCTCATGCTGGGGGAAACCTTACCCTCTATCACCAAAGACATGGACACTTACACCTACCGCCTGCCCATTGGAGTGTGCGCCGGTATCGCGCCTTTCAACTTCCCTGCCATGATTCCTCTGTGGATGTTCCCTGTCGGCATGGTGTGTGGAAACACCTACCTGATGAAGCCCTCTGAGCGAGTCCCGGGATGCACCATGCTCTTGGCCAAAATGCTTCAGGATGCTGGGGCGCCAGATGGTACACTCAACATCATCCACGGCCAGCatgcag cGGTGAACTTCATCTGTGACCATCCAGCCATCAAAGCCATTAGCTTTGTGGGCTCCAACCAGGCTGGAGAGTACATCTACGAGCGGGGCTCCAAGAACGGCAAGAGGGTGCAGTCCAACATG ggTGCCAAGAACCATGGTGTGGTGATGCCCGATGCCAACAAAGAGAACACCATCAACCAGCTGGTGGGCGCTGCCTTCGGAGCAGCTGGCCAGCGCTGCATGGCTCTGTCCACTGCTATTTTTGTAGGGGAGTCTCGTGAATGGCTCCCAGAGCTGGTGGAGCGCTCCAAATCACTCCGCGTAAATGCAG GCGATCAGCCTGGCGCAGATGTGGGTCCCCTGATCTCCCCTGAGGCCAAAGCCAGGGTGGAGTCTTTGATCCAGAGTGGTGTGGACGAGGGTGCCAAGCTGCTGCTGGACGGGCGGAAAGTAAACGTCAAAGGATATGAAAATGGAAACTTTGTTGGACCCACCATTCTGGGCAATGTTATG CCGGACATGACGTGTTACAAAGAGGAAATCTTTGGACCGGTGCTTATCGTCCTGGAGGCTGACAGTCTCGACGAAGCCATTTCTTTAATCAACAAAAACCCCTACGGTAACGGCACCGCCATCTTCACCACCAATGGAGCCACTGcacgcaaatacacacatgaGGTGGACGTCGGCCAG ATTGGCGTGAATGTGCCCATCCCTGTCCCCCTCCCCATGTTCTCCTTCACCGGCTCTAGAGGTTCATTCAGAGGAGACACCAACTTCTATGGCAAGCAg GGCATCCAGTTTTACACTCAGATCAAGACGGTGACGTCACAGTGGAAGGCTGAGGATGCCACCGTGACAAGCCCGGCAGTTACCATGCCAACCATGGGACGCTAA